Part of the Desulfobaccales bacterium genome is shown below.
ACACTGGTCGGCTTTCCGTATTTTTTGTATCTCTGACCGTGATAATGCCGTTTTTCAGATCCACATGCCCCCAGCGCAGGCCCAGCACTTCGCCCAGTCGCAGACCGCCATAAAGGGAAAGGATTGCCATCCTCGCCACTTGTGGGCTCCGTTCCCTCAGGGCGGTCAATAGCATTTCCTCCTCCTCCCGGGTTAAAAACCGTTTCCGAGCATTATCCACTTGTGGGAAGGTGACTGCGCTACATGGGTTTTGACCGGTGTATAGGCCCCACAGTATTGCCTTGTTGTAAGCCCGGCGCACCAAACTCAAAGCGTGCCTGATGGTGGCCGGGGCCCGCCCCGCTTCACGCATGTCCTTCTTAAGGCGCTCCAAATCTAAGGCGCTGACGCTTTTCATAGGTTTGTCAGCCAGGCGTGGCTTTAGCCAGTTTTCCCACAGGGACCGGTCATCCTTGCCATGACGCTTGTTTTCAGTTGCCCAGGGAAGATAATGCCTCGCCATGAATTCACTTAAGGTCAATAACTCAGCCTGACGCAATTTTTTTGGTTTGTATTCTCCCACTCGGTCTTTTTCCAGAAGTTCACGACGCCGATTTTGCGCTGCTATCGGATCCCAGCCTTCCGAGGCCCAACCGCAGCGCTCCCAACGTAGCCGTCCTTGGGCATCTTTGAAGGCTACCCAGTAGCACCTGTCGGGTCGCTCCCGCCACCGCTTCACGGTGGATTCCGTGACATAAACCCCTGTAAATCTTTTAAGCGCAATTTTTCGGGCCATATCAGTGGGTCTCCGGGGTTAAACCAGGGTTAACCACAAAGTGGGATTATTAGGGAATTTTTGTCATAATATGTCTACATGATAGAAGGGATAACTACCTTTTGTCAATAGATTTTTTCGCCTTAAGGGAACATTTGTCTATTTTAGTTAATTATTATTTGAATGGACTTCTAATCCGTGGGTCGCAGGTTCGAATCCTGCCAGGCGCGCCAGGGATCTGTGAGCCTGCCAATCTTCACTCTTTAGGAAGTTCTCTTTGTA
Proteins encoded:
- a CDS encoding site-specific integrase, yielding MARKIALKRFTGVYVTESTVKRWRERPDRCYWVAFKDAQGRLRWERCGWASEGWDPIAAQNRRRELLEKDRVGEYKPKKLRQAELLTLSEFMARHYLPWATENKRHGKDDRSLWENWLKPRLADKPMKSVSALDLERLKKDMREAGRAPATIRHALSLVRRAYNKAILWGLYTGQNPCSAVTFPQVDNARKRFLTREEEEMLLTALRERSPQVARMAILSLYGGLRLGEVLGLRWGHVDLKNGIITVRDTKNTESRPVFITTPVRQVLTELTPGRPDDPVFQTRKKAPVQWLSNTFQRVVDRLGLNDGVTDRRDRVCFHTLRHTWASRGVMAGKPIYKVGRAMGHKTLAMTERYSHLAPESYREVFEAVAAWDEVVMSPGIREGG